Below is a window of Rhizobium jaguaris DNA.
GACCTCCGCCAGGTCCGCGCCGATGACGGCCTCCTGGAGACCGAATTCTTTTGCAAGGTTTTCTGCGGTCGCCCGGTTCAAATCGACCAGACCGACAATCGTAATGGCTTCGGCAAGCGACGGCGTCGAGGCAACAGCCCGAAGCCAGCCCTTGGACATAGCTCCGCACCCGCACAGAATTGCGTTAAATTTCACGATTTCCTCCTGCGAACGGCGTCAAACTCCACATGACACGCGTCCCGTAAACGTTTACGATCCTATGCGAAAAGATTTTCCTGTGTCAATAGAGGAGGACTATGGAAAATGGCGCATGGAGGAAAACCGCGGCCGATGAAGGGAATTCGTCAGCTTGCCGAGCATCTCGATATCTCGATCGGCACAGTATCACGCGCGTTGAACGGCAAGCCGGATGTCAATGAAGAGACCCGCAAGCGCGTTCTCGCCGCCGCCGAACAATTAGGCTATGTGGCGAACCAATCAGGGCGCAGCCTGCGGCAAGGTACGACGAACGTCATTGGGCTGATGATCCAATCCAGCAGGGAAACTGTTGAAAATAGCGACAATTTCTTTCTGACCGTAACAGGCGGACTGCAGAGCGTATTGTTGCGCCACAAGCTCGATCTGATCATGTTGCCCTGCCCGCATGACGAAGATCCTTATGAGTATCTGAAGCGCATGGTGGCGAGACGCATCGTCGATGCGCTCATCATTTCGGAGACGCATCGCGTCGACAAGCGTTTTGACTTGCTCGCCAAGGCGAAAATCCCTTTCGTAGCCCTTGGCCGCAGCCTTTCGGGCGGCAATTCCTCCTGGATCGATTTGGATTTCGATGGTGTCGTCAATAGCGCCGTCGACCGGCTGGTGGCGCATGGGCATCGCCGTATCGCCATCAGCGCGCCCTCCAGCGACATCAATCTCGGTTTCATTTTCGTGGAAGGCTATCGCCGGGCGCTGGAGCGACACGGCATCGCCTATGACCCGGCCCTGGTCATTCGTGCCAAATCGAGCGAACAGGGCGGCTACCAGGTTGCCGACGAATTACTTCGCCTCGAAGACAGGCCGACGGCCGTGATCCTGATCTACGAATTGATGGCCATCGGCCTCTATCGGCGCGTGATGGAATCCGGCATCATTCCGGGGCGTGACATCGCCGTCGTAGGCTTTCGCGAGGCGCCACGCGCCAAATTCTTGCAGCCGCCACTGACCTGCTTTCGCACATCATTGCACGACCTCGGCGTCGAGCTGGCCGAAATCCTGCTTTCCAACATGCCCGCCTACAGCCAGGAATACCCCGGGAAGGCGCGCCAGACGGTCTGGCCGCTCGAGCTCATCCCTGGGGAAAGCGACGCCTTCCGGCTGACAACCAAAAAATAAGGCAGCGCCGAAACGCCGCACCGGCCGCTTCGGCGGTTGCGGCATCGCCTGCCAGTTGCCATTTAAACCGCAGGCAACGGGGACAGGCATTTGAGCGAAGAGACCACCACACTTTATCAGGCGATCGGCGGCGATGAAACCGTGTGGGCGCTGACGGCACGTTTCTACGAATTGATGGATACGCTTCCCGAAGCAGCAAACTGCCGCGCGGTGCATCCGCCGAGCCTCGAGGGCTCCAGGGAAAAACTCTACGAATATCTGACCGGCTA
It encodes the following:
- a CDS encoding substrate-binding domain-containing protein; amino-acid sequence: MKGIRQLAEHLDISIGTVSRALNGKPDVNEETRKRVLAAAEQLGYVANQSGRSLRQGTTNVIGLMIQSSRETVENSDNFFLTVTGGLQSVLLRHKLDLIMLPCPHDEDPYEYLKRMVARRIVDALIISETHRVDKRFDLLAKAKIPFVALGRSLSGGNSSWIDLDFDGVVNSAVDRLVAHGHRRIAISAPSSDINLGFIFVEGYRRALERHGIAYDPALVIRAKSSEQGGYQVADELLRLEDRPTAVILIYELMAIGLYRRVMESGIIPGRDIAVVGFREAPRAKFLQPPLTCFRTSLHDLGVELAEILLSNMPAYSQEYPGKARQTVWPLELIPGESDAFRLTTKK